From a region of the Lactuca sativa cultivar Salinas chromosome 4, Lsat_Salinas_v11, whole genome shotgun sequence genome:
- the LOC128133453 gene encoding uncharacterized protein LOC128133453, giving the protein MDSTSPCPDHKSAVSLKPYNPPLPFSIRAIPNEKVKAYRAFMEHVKALQVNIPFVETMLQTPKYLNLLKGLFAARKDLVEVTEIVLSKLPEKKGDPGSITIPCQFGNILATKALTDSGASINLMPFSFFKKLNLPEPRPVNMKIHLADKKIISPRGVCEDLLIKIFSKSLEDQSAESGIVKAYGDF; this is encoded by the exons atggactcgacgagtccatgccctgaTCACAAATCCGCTGTTTCCTTAAAGCCTTACAACCCTCCTTTGCCATTCTCAATCCGAGCCATACCTAATGAAAAGGTCAAGGCATACAGAGCTTTCATGGAACATGTTAAAGCCCTTCAAGTCAACATTCCATTTGTTGAAACAATGCTTCAAACACCCAAATACTTGAACTTGCTAAAGGGTCTCTTTGCTGCTAGAAAAGATTTGGTTGAAGTCACGGAGATAGTATTGAGTAAGCTACCAGAAAAGAAGGGCGATCCGGGAAGCATCACAATTCCTTGTCAATTTGGAAATATACTTGCTACTAAAGCGTTGACCGATTCAGGTGCAAGTATTAACTTAATGCCTTTTTCTTTCTTCAAGAAGCTGAATTTACCGGAGCCAAGGCCTgtgaatatgaagatccatttggcggaTAAAAAGATTATTAGTCCAAGAggtgtttgtgaagatctcctcATTAAG ATTTTCTCTAAATCTTTAGAAGATCAATCAGCAGAAAGCGGAATTGTTAAAGCATATGGTGATTTTTAA